The nucleotide window GAAAAGTAATAATTGTTAGAAATTCGTGCAAACGAataaaaaacatatttgatCTAAAACTGAATTTACTCCTCCTACCTGTAGAATCCTTTGCCCATGCTGTGCACATGATATTCGCATGCCTACAACCGTTACAGTATACTCTGTAGACGAAATATTAAGCCATGATGTATAAATCCTCATCCACAGAAACGGAGGAACGGCTCCCTGCACGGGTAAGTGTAGACATGTAGTATGATTACCGTCGAAGATTTCATTAAGCTGTGACATAATGGTCCCGTTATCATCTCCCCAAACTTCCGGACTGTTAAATGAGATGTTGTACTCCGACACAGATTCACCAAGGACTGCGGATACAACATGGGTGTCTCCTAATTTCGCTTTACTGGTATCGATTTTGATGTCAATCTCAAACATTATATTGTTTGAAGTCTCGTCTTTGCCAATATTTATGTAATGTAAAGTTACAATAGCTAAATTCTGAATTGAAGAAACTGGAGTATGATTGTATGTCACTGTAAAGTTGGTGCAAAGAAAATTCGCACCTATTTCGTGGACTCTGATTGTGTCAATCATCAGGGCTGGTTCGTTTGTTGTGGTTATTTCGTGGGTGGAAACATTGATGGTTATTATATCTGCGCTATCTTTTAGTGTAGAAATCGTCATTACCAGTGATGTTGCACTATTTGGAAATAACTCACGTGATGATGTACCGTTAAGGTGAACTTTGGAGATCTGACAAGAGGAAATATATAATCCTTAATTGATCCATTGAAAGAAACCTAATGCGTAAAagtttagatatttttttctgtatgcATATACTTACAtacatttcattacatattatTGAATACATAGTCCACCTTGAACGT belongs to Ostrea edulis chromosome 7, xbOstEdul1.1, whole genome shotgun sequence and includes:
- the LOC125654778 gene encoding uncharacterized protein LOC125654778, producing the protein MTISTLKDSADIITINVSTHEITTTNEPALMIDTIRVHEIGANFLCTNFTVTYNHTPVSSIQNLAIVTLHYINIGKDETSNNIMFEIDIKIDTSKAKLGDTHVVSAVLGESVSEYNISFNSPEVWGDDNGTIMSQLNEIFDGNHTTCLHLPVQGAVPPFLWMRIYTSWLNISSTEYTVTVVGMRISCAQHGQRILQVSFPTTNSKEGFHGGVTFCIFIVEDVIPHGNLTKCVYKCQCKNSSECQEMILFMAKQDDILEWSLCELSARKTH